AAATATCAGGAGGAAACGATGAAAGATTTTCATTTTGACGCTATATCTGCCTTTGAAAATTACGAAATTGAACAAATGAGAGATGGTCACGTTGTGGTGACGACCAAAGTAGTGGACTCGTCGCTCAACTACTATGGCAATGCCCATGGAGGCTATCTCTTTACCCTTTGTGACCAAATCAGTGGTTTAGTGGTTATCTCGCTGGGGCTTGATGGGGTGACACTCCAATCCTCTATCAACTACCTCAAGGCAGGAAAACTTGACGATGTGCTGACTATTAAAGGAGAATGTGTCCATCAAGGTCGCACAACCTGTGTGGTGGATGTGGATATCACCAATCAAGAAGGCAGAAATGTCTGCAAGGCAACCTTCACCATGTTTGTCACAGGTCAGCGGTCAGAAGACAGACAGGTGAGGATATAGATAAACAAAAAAGAGGTTCACACCTCTTTTTCTTATTTCTTTTTATGATTTAATACGGCATTGAGGACAATGGCGAGTAGGCTGGCTACGACGATTCCGTTTGAGAAGAACATTTGGAAGGCTGTCGGCATGCTGACAAAGAGATTACTGTTGTTGAGTCCGACACCTGCAGCGATGGATACAGCTGCGATAAGGAAGTTGTGTTCATTGTTAGCAAAGTCAACGCGGGCGAGGATTTGCATCCCTTGAATAGATACAAAACCAAACATCACCAGCATAGCACCACCAAGGACAGGGCTCGGAATGATTTGGGCAAGGGCGCCAAACTTAGGAAGGAGTCCAAGGAGAACCAGGAAACCAGCTGCATAGTAGATTGGCAGGCGTTTCTTGATACCTGATAATTTAACCAGACCAACGTTTTGTGAAAATCCTGTGTAAGGGAAGGTGTTAAAGATTCCTCCGAGAAGTACAGCTAAACCTTCTGCACGGTAACCGTTACGCAGGCGCGTGCTATCGATTGGATCTTTCGTGATATCAGACAAGGCCAGATAAACACCAGTCGACTCAACCATAGAAACCGTTGCGATGATACACATCATGACAATAGATGAGATTTCAAAAGTTGGCATCCCAAAGTAGAGTGGGGTTGGGACATGGACAAGAGGTGCTGCCGCAACAGGAGAGAAGTCTACCAAGCCCATAGTAGCAGCGATGGCAGTTCCAACAACCAGTCCAATCAAAATGGAGATAGACTTGATAAATCCTTTGGTAAAGATGTTAATCAAGAGGATAATCAGAACAGTGATTGCTGCAAGTAAGAGACTTTGACCAGTTGGCTCTGGAACGTTATTTCCCATATTTCCAATAGCGACAGGAATCAAGGTTAAACCAATCGTGGTAATAACAGATCCAGTTACGATAGATGGGAAGAGATTGGCTACTTTTGAGAAGATGCCTGAAACAAGAACTACGTAAATCCCTGATGCGATAAGGGCACCAAACATAGCACCACTACCATGGCTTTGACCAATCATAATCAAGGGAGCTACCGACTGGAAGGCAACTCCAAGAACGACTGGGAGTCCAATCCCAAAGTATTTGTTGAGTTGGAGTTGGAGGAAGGTTGCCACCCCACACATGAAGATATCTGTGGAAATCAGATAGGTCAACTGCTCAGCTGAATAGCCAAGGGCTGTTGCAATCATGATGGGAACCAGGATAGATCCTGAGTACATGGCTAGTAAGTGCTGCAAGCCAAGAATGGCTGCTTGCGAGTGTTTTTCTTGAGTTTGCATTAGAGATCTGCCTCCTTAAATACGACCTGACCATTTTCAAAACGATCCAAGCGAGCGAGTGATAGGACAGGGTAGCCTGCTTTTTCAAGCAAATCCCGACCATCTTGGAAGGATTTTTCAATCACAATACCGATAGCTTCGACTGTGGCACCGGCTTGTTCGATGATTTGAATCAAGCCTTTAGCCGCTTGGCCATTAGCAAGGAAATCGTCGATAATCAAAACCTTGTCCTCTGGTGAGAGGAATTTTCCAGCGATAGAAACGGTGCTGGTCACTTGCTTGGTAAAGGAGTAAACTTCGGCAGTTAAGATGCCTTCATTCATGGTGATGTTTTTAGCTTTCTTTGCGAAAATCATGGGAACGTTTAAGGCTTCGGCAGTAAAAACGGCTGGGGCAATGCCTGACGCTTCAATGGTTACGACCTTGGTAATGCCAGCAGTAGCGAATTTTTCCGCAAAAACCTTACCAATCTCTCGCATCAAGCTAAAGTCAACTTGGTGAGTTAAAAAGGAATCCACCTTGAGAATGTTATCACCCAAGATACGCCCATCCTTGAGAATGCGCTCTTCTAATAATTTCATAAGACCTCCTAAAGTCTAAAAGCCAATCCATTTGCTTGTTTAGAGTTTCTAGCAAGAAATAGAAAAAGGACCTACTTAATCTCTAAGCAAGTCCCAAAATAGGCATGGCCCAAAGACCATCCCCTCAAGCCGACTTACTTATTGTTAGGTGTTCCGGCACCTTGTAGAAACGTCGTGCCAATTCACGACATAAACAAGTAAAACGATATTCAATTTTAAATAGGCTTGTGTCAATGTTTTTATTTTACACTAAATAACTTTAGAAATCAAATATTTTGTTAGTATTTGGATATAAAAAACGAATAAATTGAAGAAAAATGGACAAATTATCAATTATAGGCTAACCTTTAGAAGGTTTTTTCATCATAAAAGACATATTATCAAGATTCTTCAAAATCTGACAATATGCCTTTTTCTGATTTGAAAGATTTTTTCTATTCGCTAAATCTTAAAAAATAGCCATCTGGATCCAAAACTGCAAATTCGTGAGGGTAAATAAAGTTATCTCCCACTCGAAATTCTCTTTTGGTCAGCGGACGATGGATAGGATAGTTAGCTTCCAGCAGTTTTTGGTGGAGCTGAGGGACATCTTCAATGCCAAAGGAAATATTGACACCGCGCCCGAAAGGATAGGTTAGTTGGGCTAATTCTTCTGTACTGCCTTCTTCTAGCATAAGTTGGCAGTCTTCAAGCGAGAGGAAGAGAAATTTCTCCTCTGGACGCTCGTATTCGACAGAAAATCCCAGCAAGTAGCAGTAGAAGTGGCGTGACTGTTCGAGGTCAGATACTACAAATTCAGGAATGGCAGCTTGATAGTCCATTAGCTTTCTCCTTAGAGCTCAATTTCCAAGACAATGGGTGTGTGGTCTTGGCGAGCACCTGAGTCAATCATATCAGACTTAGTTACTTTGTCAGCGATGCGGTTACTTGTGAGCCAGTAGTCGATTCTCCAGCCTGTATTGTTGATTTTAGAAGTCTTGCTACGTTGTGCCCACCAAGTGTAGCGTTCTGGAACATCGCCATGAACATGACGGAAGGTGTCGGTAAATCCAGTTGCCAAAAGGTTGGTAAATCCAGCACGTTCCTCGTCGGTAAATCCAGGTGAACGGCGGTTGCTGGCAGGATTTGCAAGGTCGATTTCATTGTGGGCTACGTTGTAGTCGCCAGTCGCAAGAACTGGTTTTTCTTTGTCTAGTTTAGCTAAATACTCAGCATATTTGACATCCCAGACTTGGCGTTCTTCCAAACGTTTAAGGCTATCACCAGCGTTTGGCGTGTATACTTGGGTTACGAAAAATTCATCAAATTCCAAGGTGATGATGCGGCCTTCCAAGTCCATGGTAGAAGGAGCACCGATTTCTGGAAAAGTGACAGTTGGTGTGAGTTCTTTCTTATAGAGGAACATAGTACCAGCATAGCCTTTACGGGCAGGCTCTTGGGAAGAGCGCCACGTGTTTTCGTAGCCTGGGAAGAGCTCTTCTAAAATTTCCAAGTGTTTCTTTGTAGGCCCTTTGGCAGAAAGCTTGGTTTCTTGGATAGCAATAATATCAGCATTTTCAGCGACCAAGGTTTGTAGGACTTCTTGGGACAATTTGGCACGAGCTGAGTCACTAGTTAGGGCTGCATTGAGGGAATCAATATTCCATGAGATAAGTTTCATAAAGTTACCTTTTTCATTCAGATTATAGACTTTATTATACCAAAAAAAGGTCTATTTCCCCAACGTATGGCTTGAAAAATCACTCTCTTTCGTTTATAATTAAGAATGATTTTATGAAAGGGAGTGAAAATAAATGAAATTTTACTCATATGACTATGTGCTTAGCCAAATCAGTCAACAAAATGGAATCATGATTGGCTTTGGAATTGTTCTCCTAGCTATCACAGGATTTTTTGCCTTTAAGGCCTATCGAGATAAAAAGGGGACTAAGTTTCGGGAATTGGTCATGATTTTGGCCTTGACCTTAGTGGCCATGCTTTTAGTGACAATTTCAAAATACCAGACCAATCAAGCCTCTAACAATCAATTTCAAACCTCCCTTCATTTCATAGAGGTTGTTTCCAAAGACTTGGGAGTGGATAAATCAGAAGTCTATGTCAATACTTCTGCAGCCACTGATGGAGCGCTTGTCAAGGTAGGTTCAAATGTCTATCGTGCCATGAACGGGAGCCAACCAGACAAGTATCTTTTAGAGAAATTAGAATTGCATCAAACAGATGCTATTGAATTGGTGGAGGTAAACAAATGACACTCAATTATATGGAAATTTTAATCAAACTGGCCTTGGGGCTCTTCTCGCTTGTTTTTGTTATCAATGTGACAGGAAAGGGGAACCTAGCACCTAACTCTGCGACAGACCAAATTCAGAACTATGTTCTCGGTGGTATCATCGGTGGGGTGATTTACAATAGTTCTATCAGTATTCTCCAGTATGCAGTGATTTTGATGATGTGGACGATTTTGGTCTTGACCCTCAAGTGGCTCAATAACAATGTTCGTTTTGTGAAACGCTTGATTGATGGTAAACCGACTCTGCTCATCAAAAATGGGCAGATTGACCCAGAAGCCTGTCGTTCAGTTGGTTTGTCTGCGGCAGATGTTGCTCTCAAACTTCGTAGCCAAGGAATTTTCCAGATGAAGCAAGTTAAACGAGCTGTGCAGGAGCAAAATGGCCAACTCATCGTGGTCCAAATGGGAGATGAAAATCCTAAGTATCCAGTTGTGACTGACGGTGTGATCCAAGTAGATGTTTTGGAATCGATTGGTCGTAGCGAAGAGTGGCTGCTTGATAACCTCAACAAGCAAGGACATGACAATGTAGCTAATATCTTTATCGCTGAGTATGACAAGGGTGCCGTTACAGTCGTAACCTATGAATAAGAAAAACCTGGGGTCTTGGCCTCAGGTTTCTATTTGCAATCAGAAAGGGATTTTATGTCCATTATTCAAAAACTTTGGTGGTTTTTCAAGTTAGAAAAACGCCGTTATCTAGTCGGGATTGTGGCCTTGGTCTTGGTTTCCGTCCTCAATCTCATTCCCCCTATGGTTATGGGGCGGGTCATTGATGCCATCACATCGGAGCAATTAACCCAGCAGGACCTTCTTCTTGACCTATTTTACTTGCTACTTGCGGCCTTTGGGATGTACTATCTGCGCTATGTTTGGCGTATGTATATTCTTGGGACCTCTTATCGCTTGGGACAGATTATGCGTTCTCGCTTGTTTGAGCATTTCACAAAAATGTCTCCAGCCTTTTATCAGACCTATCGGACGGGGGACCTGATGGCGCATGCCACCAACGATATCAATGCCTTGACCCGTCTAGCAGGCGGCGGTGTTATGTCTGCAGTGGATGCCTCTATCACGGCTTTAGTGACCTTGCTGACCATGCTCTTTAGCATCTCATGGCAAATGACCTTGATTTCCATTCTGCCCCTGCCTTTCATGGCTTATGCGACCAGTCGTTTGGGAAGAAAGACCCACAAGGCTTTTGGTGAATCCCAAGCTGCTTTTTCTGAACTCAATAACAAGGTACAGGAGTCTGTATCAGGTATTAAAGTGACCAAGTCTTTCGGTTATCAGGCGGAAGAATTGAAGTCTTTTCAGACAGTCAATGAATTGACCTTCCAAAAGAACCTGCAAACCATGAAATACGATAGTCTCTTTGACCCTATGGTTCTCTTATTTGTTGGTTCCTCCTATGTTTTAACGCTTTTGGTAGGCTCCTTGATGGTTCAGAAAGGGCAGATTACGGTTGGTAATCTAGTTACCTTTATCAGCTACTTGGATATGCTGGTTTGGCCTCTTATGGCTATTGGTTTCCTCTTTAATATTACTCAGCGAGGGAAGGTTTCTTACCAGCGAATTGAGGATCTTTTGTCTCAGCAATCACCTGTACAAGACCCTGAGTTTCCTTTAGATGGCGTTGAAAATGGGCGCTTGGAGTACAATATTGATAGTTTTGCCTTTGAAGATGAGGAAACATTGACGGATATCCACTTTAGTTTGGAAAAAGGGCAAACATTGGGCTTGGTCGGGCAGACAGGCTCTGGGAAAACATCCTTGATCAAACTTCTATTACGTGAATACGATGTGGACAAGGGAGCCATTTATCTAAATGATCACGATATTCGTGACTATCGTTTGACAGACCTTCGTAGCCTTATGGGCTATGTCCCTCAGGACCAGTTTCTCTTTGCGACCTCGATTTTAGACAATATCCGATTTGGCAATCCTAATTTGTCGCTCTCAGCAGTCGAGGAAGCGACTAAGCTAGCCCAAGTTTACCAAGATATTGTAGCCATGCCACAGGGATTTGATACGTTGATTGGTGAAAAAGGAGTCAGTCTTTCTGGTGGTCAAAAGCAGCGTCTAGCCATGAGTCGGGCGATGATTTTAGACCCTGATATCTTGATTTTGGATGATTCCTTATCCGCTGTGGATGCTAAGACAGAGTATGCGATTATCGACAACCTCAAGGAGACGCGGAAGGACAAGACAACCATTATTACAGCTCATCGCCTCAGTGCGGTAGTCCATGCAGATTTGATTTTGGTTCTGCAAAATGGCCAAATCATCGAACGGGGCAGGCATGAAGAACTGCTAGCCCTGGATGGCTGGTATGCCCAAACCTACCAGTCTCAGCAGCTGGAAATGAAAGGAGAAGAAGATGCGGAATAAGAAAGAACAATGGGTTGTATTGAAGCGCTTGATGTCCTATCTCAAGCCTTACGGCCTCCTGACCTTTTTGGCACTCAGTTTTCTCCTAGCGACGACGGTCATTAAAAGTGTCATTCCCCTTGTCGCTTCCCACTTTATTGACCAGTATCTCAGCAATCTCAACCAACTCGCTGTGACCGTTTTATTGGTCTACTATGGCCTTTATATCCTTCAAACTCTAGTTCAGTATGTCGGCAATCTTCTCTTTGCGCGGGTGTCTTACAGTATTGTTAGGGATATTCGTCGAGATGCCTTTGCCAATATGGAGAAGCTGGGCATGTCTTATTTTGACAAGACGCCAGCAGGCTCCATCGTCTCTCGTTTGACCAATGATACTGAGACTATCAGTGATATGTTTTCGGGGATTTTATCTAGCTTTATCTCAGCAGTTTTTATCTTTCTAACAACCCTTTATACTATGTTGGTGTTGGATTTTCGTTTGACAGCTTTAGTCCTGCTCTTTCTTCCCTTGATTTTCCTTCTGGTCAATCTCTATCGGAAAAAGTCAGTGAAAATCATCGAAAAAACCAGAAGTCTCTTATCAGATATCAATAGTAAGCTGGCAGAGAATATCGAAGGAATCAGAATTATCCAGGCATTTAATCAAGAGAAGCGCCTGCAGGCAGAATTTGATGAGATCAACCAAGAACACTTGGTCTACGCCAACCGATCTGTAGCCTTGGATGCCCTCTTTTTGCGTCCTGCCATGAGTTTGCTGAAACTTTTAGGTTATGCCGTTTTGATGGCCTACTTTGGTTACCGTGGCCTTTCTATCGGGATAACGGCAGGAACCATGTATGCCTTTATCCAGTACATCAATCGTCTCTTTGATCCTCTGATTGAGGTGACTCAAAATTTTTCAACCCTTCAAACATCTATGGTGTCTGCGGGCCGTGTCTTTGCCTTGATCGACGAGAGGACTTATGAGCCTCTTCAAGAAAATGGACAGACCGAGATCAAAGAAGGCAATATCCGTTTTGAACATGTATGTTTCTCTTATGATGGCAAACATCCGATTTTGGATGATATTTCTTTCTCTGTTAACAAGGGTGAAACCATTGCTTTTGTGGGTCATACAGGTTCAGGGAAATCATCTATTATCAATGTCCTCATGCGTTTTTATGAATTCCAGTCAGGGCGAGTTCTCTTGGATGATGTGGATATTAGGGACTACAGTCAGGAAGAACTGAGAAAAAACATTGGTCTGGTCTTGCAGGAGCCCTTCCTCTATCATGGAACCGTCAAGTCCAATATCGCCATGTACCAAGAAATCAGTGATGAGGAGGTTCAGGCTGTAGCTGCTTTTGTCGATGCAGATTCCTTTATTCAAGACCTTCCGCAGGGGTATGACTCCCCTGTTTCCGAAC
Above is a genomic segment from Streptococcus mitis containing:
- a CDS encoding thioesterase — encoded protein: MKDFHFDAISAFENYEIEQMRDGHVVVTTKVVDSSLNYYGNAHGGYLFTLCDQISGLVVISLGLDGVTLQSSINYLKAGKLDDVLTIKGECVHQGRTTCVVDVDITNQEGRNVCKATFTMFVTGQRSEDRQVRI
- a CDS encoding xanthine permease, producing the protein MQTQEKHSQAAILGLQHLLAMYSGSILVPIMIATALGYSAEQLTYLISTDIFMCGVATFLQLQLNKYFGIGLPVVLGVAFQSVAPLIMIGQSHGSGAMFGALIASGIYVVLVSGIFSKVANLFPSIVTGSVITTIGLTLIPVAIGNMGNNVPEPTGQSLLLAAITVLIILLINIFTKGFIKSISILIGLVVGTAIAATMGLVDFSPVAAAPLVHVPTPLYFGMPTFEISSIVMMCIIATVSMVESTGVYLALSDITKDPIDSTRLRNGYRAEGLAVLLGGIFNTFPYTGFSQNVGLVKLSGIKKRLPIYYAAGFLVLLGLLPKFGALAQIIPSPVLGGAMLVMFGFVSIQGMQILARVDFANNEHNFLIAAVSIAAGVGLNNSNLFVSMPTAFQMFFSNGIVVASLLAIVLNAVLNHKKK
- a CDS encoding xanthine phosphoribosyltransferase (Catalyzes the transfer of the phosphoribosyl moiety from 5-phospho--D-ribosyl-1-pyrophosphate (PRib-PP) to the 6-oxo-guanine and -xanthine); the protein is MKLLEERILKDGRILGDNILKVDSFLTHQVDFSLMREIGKVFAEKFATAGITKVVTIEASGIAPAVFTAEALNVPMIFAKKAKNITMNEGILTAEVYSFTKQVTSTVSIAGKFLSPEDKVLIIDDFLANGQAAKGLIQIIEQAGATVEAIGIVIEKSFQDGRDLLEKAGYPVLSLARLDRFENGQVVFKEADL
- a CDS encoding glyoxalase codes for the protein MDYQAAIPEFVVSDLEQSRHFYCYLLGFSVEYERPEEKFLFLSLEDCQLMLEEGSTEELAQLTYPFGRGVNISFGIEDVPQLHQKLLEANYPIHRPLTKREFRVGDNFIYPHEFAVLDPDGYFLRFSE
- a CDS encoding exodeoxyribonuclease gives rise to the protein MKLISWNIDSLNAALTSDSARAKLSQEVLQTLVAENADIIAIQETKLSAKGPTKKHLEILEELFPGYENTWRSSQEPARKGYAGTMFLYKKELTPTVTFPEIGAPSTMDLEGRIITLEFDEFFVTQVYTPNAGDSLKRLEERQVWDVKYAEYLAKLDKEKPVLATGDYNVAHNEIDLANPASNRRSPGFTDEERAGFTNLLATGFTDTFRHVHGDVPERYTWWAQRSKTSKINNTGWRIDYWLTSNRIADKVTKSDMIDSGARQDHTPIVLEIEL
- a CDS encoding multidrug ABC transporter ATP-binding protein, with amino-acid sequence MSIIQKLWWFFKLEKRRYLVGIVALVLVSVLNLIPPMVMGRVIDAITSEQLTQQDLLLDLFYLLLAAFGMYYLRYVWRMYILGTSYRLGQIMRSRLFEHFTKMSPAFYQTYRTGDLMAHATNDINALTRLAGGGVMSAVDASITALVTLLTMLFSISWQMTLISILPLPFMAYATSRLGRKTHKAFGESQAAFSELNNKVQESVSGIKVTKSFGYQAEELKSFQTVNELTFQKNLQTMKYDSLFDPMVLLFVGSSYVLTLLVGSLMVQKGQITVGNLVTFISYLDMLVWPLMAIGFLFNITQRGKVSYQRIEDLLSQQSPVQDPEFPLDGVENGRLEYNIDSFAFEDEETLTDIHFSLEKGQTLGLVGQTGSGKTSLIKLLLREYDVDKGAIYLNDHDIRDYRLTDLRSLMGYVPQDQFLFATSILDNIRFGNPNLSLSAVEEATKLAQVYQDIVAMPQGFDTLIGEKGVSLSGGQKQRLAMSRAMILDPDILILDDSLSAVDAKTEYAIIDNLKETRKDKTTIITAHRLSAVVHADLILVLQNGQIIERGRHEELLALDGWYAQTYQSQQLEMKGEEDAE
- a CDS encoding multidrug ABC transporter ATP-binding protein encodes the protein MRNKKEQWVVLKRLMSYLKPYGLLTFLALSFLLATTVIKSVIPLVASHFIDQYLSNLNQLAVTVLLVYYGLYILQTLVQYVGNLLFARVSYSIVRDIRRDAFANMEKLGMSYFDKTPAGSIVSRLTNDTETISDMFSGILSSFISAVFIFLTTLYTMLVLDFRLTALVLLFLPLIFLLVNLYRKKSVKIIEKTRSLLSDINSKLAENIEGIRIIQAFNQEKRLQAEFDEINQEHLVYANRSVALDALFLRPAMSLLKLLGYAVLMAYFGYRGLSIGITAGTMYAFIQYINRLFDPLIEVTQNFSTLQTSMVSAGRVFALIDERTYEPLQENGQTEIKEGNIRFEHVCFSYDGKHPILDDISFSVNKGETIAFVGHTGSGKSSIINVLMRFYEFQSGRVLLDDVDIRDYSQEELRKNIGLVLQEPFLYHGTVKSNIAMYQEISDEEVQAVAAFVDADSFIQDLPQGYDSPVSERGSSFSTGQRQLLAFARTVASQPKILILDEATANIDSETESLVQASLAKMRQGRTTIAIAHRLSTIQDANCIYVLDKGRIIESGTHEELLDLGGTYHKMYSLQAGAMS